A genome region from Manihot esculenta cultivar AM560-2 chromosome 5, M.esculenta_v8, whole genome shotgun sequence includes the following:
- the LOC110614574 gene encoding uncharacterized protein LOC110614574, with product MGAKGHSQSKFMRIVTIPLKVLGKARDLYVKSMTGCAARASSGHSMSLPNGQLPKSYSMGSSMSNDNDDFRDLIRAASVRSLGHKNEIDMLLHQMKQQQSIPSKQLPKSSSVGMGFMGRIDEEKPSDEDGSSHGANLKAAKGELYPRSRSYAVAKTSVAF from the coding sequence ATGGGAGCCAAAGGGCACAGCCAGAGCAAGTTCATGAGGATCGTCACCATCCCACTAAAGGTACTGGGCAAAGCCAGGGATCTTTACGTCAAGAGCATGACTGGCTGCGCAGCCAGAGCTAGCTCCGGCCACTCCATGTCTCTGCCAAATGGTCAATTGCCCAAGAGTTACAGTATGGGATCATCCATGTCCAACGATAATGACGATTTCAGAGATCTTATAAGGGCTGCATCAGTCAGGAGCCTTGGTCACAAGAATGAAATCGACATGTTATTGCATCAAATGAAGCAGCAACAATCAATTCCATCGAAACAGTTGCCTAAGAGTAGCAGTGTTGGGATGGGATTCATGGGAAGGATTGATGAAGAGAAGCCGTCTGATGAAGATGGAAGCAGCCATGGTGCGAATTTGAAAGCGGCAAAGGGTGAGTTGTATCCTCGAAGCAGAAGCTATGCAGTGGCGAAAACTAGTGTTGCCTTTTGA